A single Arachnia propionica DNA region contains:
- a CDS encoding S1C family serine protease — MTNQENNHPAHNTQEGLPGNPFRNAAGSQQPASQPGQANPQADQTSPQTGQAASGPEQPGQGTPTFQPAGAPMHQGPQGPQAVQGPHMVQNPQAGQGPAPAAPQLPSGANQAAGPYSNSAPAQAQTATATKKPRKTRKTLAAFVAVALLSAGVGGGSAIAANHYLNSSSSGFSTATTTQVTQASANSPDWTATAAAIKDAVVAIKVEGSNKQGQGSGVIIDAKGHIVTNNHVVSGAGQGAKLSVTIGDKTYSAKVVGTDPSTDLAVLKLENPPSNLTVASWGDSSKLKVGQPVMAVGNPLGLSDTVTTGIVSALNRPVTTQAVNDNSVDDTNFNSQRDSDVVVTSAIQTNAAINPGNSGGALVDSSGALVGITSSIASLASNGSSSGQSGNIGIGFAIPSAQVKSVVEQLIANGTVKHPQLGIRASNGTSGTQLGAKVEDVTQGSAAAQAGLQKGDLITAIDGTPVVGSESLVAQVRSYEVGKEVTLKVLRGSETLELKVTLGTAN; from the coding sequence ATGACGAACCAGGAGAACAACCACCCGGCCCACAACACCCAGGAGGGTCTGCCCGGGAATCCCTTCCGGAACGCAGCCGGCTCCCAACAGCCCGCTTCGCAGCCCGGCCAAGCCAATCCCCAAGCCGACCAGACCAGCCCCCAAACCGGTCAGGCGGCCTCCGGGCCCGAGCAGCCCGGCCAGGGCACCCCCACCTTCCAGCCCGCGGGAGCCCCCATGCACCAAGGTCCTCAAGGACCCCAAGCCGTTCAAGGCCCCCACATGGTCCAGAACCCCCAGGCGGGCCAAGGACCTGCCCCCGCCGCACCCCAACTCCCCTCCGGCGCGAACCAAGCGGCAGGGCCCTACTCCAACTCGGCCCCGGCACAGGCGCAGACCGCAACCGCGACGAAGAAACCCCGGAAGACCCGGAAGACCTTGGCGGCCTTCGTCGCCGTCGCCCTGCTGTCGGCCGGGGTGGGTGGGGGCAGCGCGATCGCCGCGAACCACTACCTGAACAGCAGCTCCAGCGGCTTTTCGACGGCCACCACCACCCAGGTGACGCAGGCCTCCGCGAACAGCCCCGACTGGACCGCGACGGCGGCCGCCATCAAGGACGCCGTGGTGGCGATCAAGGTCGAGGGCAGCAACAAACAAGGACAGGGTTCCGGTGTGATCATCGACGCCAAGGGCCACATCGTGACCAACAACCACGTGGTCTCCGGCGCGGGGCAGGGCGCCAAGCTCAGCGTCACCATCGGCGACAAGACCTACTCGGCCAAGGTCGTCGGCACCGATCCCTCCACCGACCTGGCCGTGCTGAAACTCGAGAACCCGCCGTCGAACCTGACGGTCGCGTCCTGGGGGGATTCCTCCAAGCTCAAGGTGGGGCAACCGGTGATGGCGGTCGGCAACCCGCTGGGGTTGTCCGACACGGTGACCACCGGCATCGTCTCCGCCCTGAACCGGCCCGTCACGACCCAAGCGGTCAACGACAACAGCGTCGACGACACCAATTTCAACAGCCAACGGGACAGCGACGTGGTGGTCACCTCCGCAATCCAGACCAACGCCGCCATCAACCCCGGCAACTCCGGTGGTGCGCTGGTGGATTCGTCCGGTGCGCTGGTGGGCATCACATCCTCCATCGCGTCGCTGGCCTCCAACGGTTCGTCCTCCGGCCAGTCCGGCAACATCGGGATCGGTTTCGCGATCCCGTCGGCCCAGGTCAAGTCCGTGGTGGAGCAACTCATCGCCAACGGCACCGTCAAGCACCCGCAACTGGGAATCCGGGCCAGCAACGGCACCTCCGGCACCCAGCTCGGCGCCAAGGTGGAGGACGTCACCCAGGGTTCTGCAGCCGCACAAGCTGGGCTGCAGAAGGGTGATCTCATCACAGCGATCGACGGCACCCCTGTGGTCGGTTCCGAATCCCTCGTGGCGCAGGTGCGCAGCTACGAGGTGGGGAAGGAGGTGACCCTGAAGGTACTCCGAGGCAGCGAAACCCTTGAACTGAAAGTGACCCTTGGAACTGCGAACTGA
- a CDS encoding AAA family ATPase, with protein MTTALGHLVVEGLGSIRHVELDLSTDVTVLIGANGSGKSNLVSALELVSRIWDDSFQEYLRRRGGVDNLLFEGEQTRADRILITLMSGFDERDTRNGYRVALRPDEVTGSGLAELHEWLLFQAGHERHRPYEKNLGFGSRSRVRDITESEDSGKLPNFARYVRPILEGCRVFHFDDVSGHAPVKGWSTVGDDLARRSDAENIAAYLHRVSREHPGHYKRIVAAIRRVTPFFDDFVLRPDPSERIRLRWKQRDLDRTFLAREASDGTLRFICLAALLLGPDLPATVVLDEPELGLHPAAIDLLAEMARVAGRNGHRVLLATQSVPLVSHFDLGEIVVLDRVDGATEASRPDEAFLAAFLENYSTGNLWEMNLLGGRPAKAGLGAILNRCPTFAAWWQDLLS; from the coding sequence ATGACTACCGCGCTGGGACACCTTGTCGTGGAGGGGCTGGGATCGATTCGACACGTCGAACTGGACCTGAGCACCGACGTCACGGTGCTCATCGGGGCCAACGGATCGGGCAAGTCGAATCTCGTCAGCGCCCTGGAGTTGGTGTCGCGCATCTGGGATGACTCCTTCCAGGAGTACCTGCGCCGCCGCGGGGGCGTGGACAATCTCCTCTTCGAGGGTGAACAGACCAGGGCGGATCGCATTCTCATCACCCTCATGTCCGGGTTCGATGAGCGGGACACCCGGAATGGTTACCGGGTGGCGCTCCGCCCCGACGAGGTGACCGGTTCGGGTCTGGCGGAGCTGCACGAATGGTTGCTCTTCCAGGCGGGACACGAGCGGCACCGCCCTTACGAGAAGAACCTGGGTTTCGGTTCCCGGAGCCGGGTTCGTGACATCACCGAGTCGGAGGATTCCGGGAAACTGCCGAACTTCGCCAGGTACGTGCGTCCCATCCTGGAGGGTTGTCGCGTTTTCCACTTCGACGACGTCTCCGGTCACGCGCCCGTGAAGGGATGGTCGACGGTCGGCGACGACCTGGCCCGGCGTTCCGATGCGGAGAACATCGCCGCCTACCTTCACAGGGTCAGCCGGGAACACCCCGGGCACTACAAGCGGATCGTGGCTGCCATCCGGCGCGTCACGCCTTTCTTCGACGATTTCGTTCTCAGACCCGATCCCTCGGAACGAATCCGGCTGCGTTGGAAGCAGCGGGACCTGGACCGCACCTTCCTGGCACGTGAGGCCAGCGATGGCACGCTGCGTTTCATCTGCCTGGCCGCCTTGTTGCTGGGGCCGGACCTTCCCGCGACGGTGGTCCTGGACGAGCCCGAGCTCGGGCTTCACCCGGCAGCGATCGACCTGCTCGCGGAGATGGCCCGCGTCGCGGGACGCAACGGCCACAGGGTCCTCCTGGCCACCCAGTCGGTGCCGCTGGTGTCCCACTTCGACCTGGGCGAGATCGTCGTCCTCGACAGGGTCGACGGCGCCACGGAGGCCTCACGTCCCGACGAGGCGTTCCTCGCGGCTTTCCTGGAGAACTACTCCACGGGCAACCTGTGGGAGATGAATCTCCTCGGGGGACGCCCCGCGAAAGCGGGGCTCGGCGCGATCCTGAACCGCTGCCCTACGTTCGCTGCCTGGTGGCAGGATCTGCTGTCCTGA
- the serB gene encoding phosphoserine phosphatase SerB: protein MRARLIALNPEPVDLPFDATWQPRPFGHVARAVVETDDPEQLRLRLLEVASGGVVAGPLAEQPARLVMMDVDSTLTTTEAIDLLAEHAGTGELVASITERAMRGELDFAESLRERVATLQGLPVRVFDEVLPRITLSPGARELVAALHEAGVLVGVTSGGFTALVAPLAEELGLDFFNANELEIRDRALTGRVIGTVVDRDQKARDLTRFAATSQVPLEHAVAVGDGANDLGMLAAAGLGVAYRAKPVTAARADAVINFPRLDAVTALALP from the coding sequence ATGCGCGCCCGCCTGATCGCCCTGAACCCGGAGCCCGTCGACCTGCCCTTCGACGCTACCTGGCAGCCGCGGCCCTTCGGTCACGTTGCCCGCGCCGTCGTCGAGACCGACGATCCGGAACAGCTGCGCCTACGACTCCTGGAGGTCGCCTCGGGCGGGGTGGTCGCGGGTCCCCTCGCCGAGCAGCCGGCGCGTCTGGTGATGATGGACGTGGACTCCACCTTGACCACGACGGAGGCCATCGACCTGCTGGCGGAGCACGCCGGCACCGGGGAGCTCGTCGCCTCGATCACGGAACGGGCGATGCGTGGTGAGTTGGATTTCGCGGAGTCGCTGCGGGAGCGGGTCGCGACGCTGCAGGGCCTGCCGGTCCGGGTCTTCGACGAGGTCCTGCCCCGCATCACCTTGTCGCCGGGAGCGCGGGAGCTCGTCGCCGCCCTCCACGAGGCCGGGGTACTGGTGGGGGTCACCTCGGGTGGGTTCACCGCGCTCGTGGCTCCCCTGGCCGAGGAGCTGGGCCTTGATTTCTTCAACGCCAACGAGCTGGAGATCCGTGACAGGGCGCTCACGGGCCGGGTGATCGGAACGGTGGTGGATCGCGACCAGAAAGCCCGCGACCTCACCCGGTTCGCCGCGACGTCGCAGGTGCCATTGGAGCACGCGGTGGCGGTGGGCGACGGCGCCAACGACCTGGGCATGCTCGCCGCGGCCGGGCTCGGTGTGGCCTACCGGGCGAAACCCGTGACCGCCGCTCGGGCCGATGCGGTGATCAACTTCCCCCGGCTCGACGCGGTGACGGCCCTGGCCCTGCCCTGA
- a CDS encoding acetyl-CoA hydrolase/transferase family protein: MSGRIHNEGFRSKLMSAEDAAALVENGWNIGFSGFTGAGYPKEFPKALAARIEAAHEKGEEFRIGMWTGASTAPELDGALARTGGVAFRAPYQSDPEMRTAINKGITNYCDIHLSHMGLQVSQGFLGPLHLAVVEATAITEDGDIVPSSSVGLNRTYLEQADKVIIEVNSWQSEDLFGMHDVYYPIGVLPPNRGALPITSTGDRIGDKVLKVDADKVVAVVETNAADRNTPFKPLDDDSRAIAGYLLDFLTNEVKHGRLPENLLPLQSGVGNIANAVLAGLLEGPFENLTSYTEVIQDGMVDLIDAGKVTVASGTAFSLSPEAAERMNEKARFYRDHIILRPMDVSNHPEVIRRMGVIACNGMIEADIYGNVNSTHVMGSRMMNGIGGSGDFTRNGYFSSFVTPSTAKGGAISAIVPMVSHVDHTEHDVDVIITEQGLADLRGLAPRQRAQAIIENCAHPDFKEPLREYVKLAATKANGQQTPHDLATALNWHVRFLETGSMK, from the coding sequence ATGTCAGGTCGGATTCACAACGAGGGTTTCCGCTCCAAGTTGATGTCCGCTGAGGACGCAGCCGCTCTGGTCGAGAACGGCTGGAACATCGGTTTCTCGGGCTTCACCGGTGCCGGGTACCCCAAGGAGTTCCCCAAGGCCCTCGCCGCGCGCATCGAAGCCGCGCACGAGAAGGGTGAGGAATTCCGCATCGGCATGTGGACCGGGGCCTCGACCGCACCTGAGCTCGACGGGGCGCTGGCCCGCACGGGGGGCGTCGCGTTCCGTGCGCCCTACCAGTCCGATCCCGAGATGCGCACCGCGATCAACAAGGGCATCACCAACTACTGCGACATCCATCTCTCGCACATGGGGCTGCAGGTGTCGCAGGGCTTCCTGGGCCCGCTGCACCTCGCCGTCGTCGAGGCCACCGCGATCACCGAGGACGGCGACATCGTGCCCTCCTCCTCGGTCGGCCTGAACCGCACCTATCTCGAGCAGGCCGACAAGGTCATCATCGAGGTCAACTCGTGGCAGTCCGAGGACCTGTTCGGCATGCACGACGTCTACTACCCCATCGGTGTCCTGCCCCCGAACCGTGGCGCGCTTCCCATCACCAGCACGGGCGACCGGATCGGCGACAAGGTGCTCAAGGTGGACGCCGACAAGGTGGTGGCGGTCGTCGAGACCAACGCCGCGGACCGCAACACCCCGTTCAAGCCCCTCGACGACGATTCCCGGGCGATCGCGGGCTACCTCCTGGACTTCCTGACCAACGAGGTCAAGCACGGCCGGCTGCCCGAGAACCTGCTGCCGTTGCAGTCGGGTGTGGGCAACATCGCCAACGCGGTGCTCGCGGGTCTGTTGGAGGGTCCGTTCGAGAACCTCACCTCCTACACCGAGGTGATCCAGGACGGCATGGTCGACCTGATCGACGCCGGTAAGGTCACCGTCGCCTCCGGTACCGCGTTCTCGTTGTCCCCGGAGGCCGCGGAGCGGATGAACGAGAAGGCCAGGTTCTACCGCGACCACATCATCCTGCGTCCCATGGATGTCTCCAACCATCCCGAGGTGATCCGCCGCATGGGTGTCATCGCCTGCAACGGCATGATCGAGGCCGACATCTACGGCAACGTGAACTCCACCCATGTCATGGGTTCGCGCATGATGAACGGCATCGGTGGTTCCGGTGACTTCACCCGCAACGGCTACTTCTCCTCGTTCGTGACCCCGTCGACGGCGAAGGGTGGCGCGATCTCCGCGATCGTCCCGATGGTCAGCCACGTCGACCACACCGAACACGACGTGGACGTCATCATCACCGAGCAGGGACTCGCGGACTTGCGTGGCCTGGCCCCGCGCCAGCGCGCCCAGGCGATCATCGAGAACTGCGCCCACCCGGACTTCAAGGAACCGCTGCGCGAGTACGTGAAACTGGCGGCGACGAAGGCCAACGGCCAGCAGACCCCGCACGACCTGGCGACGGCCCTCAACTGGCACGTGCGTTTCCTGGAGACCGGCTCCATGAAGTGA